In a genomic window of Methylophaga thalassica:
- the lgt gene encoding prolipoprotein diacylglyceryl transferase, with translation MTYPQIDPIALSIGPLHIHWYGLMYLFGFLFVWLLGLYRVNKTDWTRQQLEDLLFYGAVGVIIGGRLGYAIFYDLQTNLENPLNLFKIWQGGMSFHGGLLGVLTAFWWFGRKTGKSFFEISDFIAPMVPIGLMFGRIGNFINGELWGKVSDVPWAMVFPGAGPLPRHPSQLYEAALEGVLLFILLWWFSSKPRPKAAVSGLFLLGYGFFRFIIEFVRIPDAQYGYLAFDWLTMGQILCLPMIVFGILLMVASYRMGAKAK, from the coding sequence ATGACGTATCCCCAAATTGATCCTATCGCCTTAAGCATTGGCCCTCTGCACATTCATTGGTATGGGTTGATGTATCTATTTGGTTTTTTGTTTGTGTGGTTGCTAGGTCTTTACCGTGTAAATAAAACAGACTGGACCCGACAACAATTAGAAGACTTACTTTTTTATGGTGCGGTCGGTGTCATTATTGGTGGTCGTTTAGGCTATGCCATTTTTTATGACTTGCAGACTAACCTGGAAAACCCACTGAACCTATTCAAAATCTGGCAGGGCGGTATGTCGTTCCATGGTGGTTTACTGGGTGTGCTGACAGCCTTTTGGTGGTTTGGTAGAAAAACCGGGAAATCTTTTTTCGAGATCAGTGATTTTATTGCACCGATGGTACCGATCGGTTTGATGTTCGGTCGCATTGGTAACTTTATTAATGGTGAATTATGGGGAAAAGTCAGTGATGTACCCTGGGCCATGGTATTCCCTGGTGCAGGGCCATTACCAAGACATCCTTCACAGCTTTATGAAGCGGCATTAGAAGGTGTCTTGTTGTTTATCCTTTTATGGTGGTTCTCTTCTAAACCGAGACCGAAAGCGGCGGTTTCTGGTTTGTTCTTGCTGGGATATGGATTTTTCCGCTTTATCATCGAGTTTGTTCGTATTCCTGATGCTCAGTATGGCTATTTAGCGTTTGACTGGTTAACGATGGGCCAAATTCTCTGTTTACCGATGATTGTGTTTGGCATCTTATTAATGGTGGCATCTTATAGAATGGGTGCTAAAGCAAAATAG
- a CDS encoding TorF family putative porin: MKLRTISALTLAATSLFAASSAMAWESEDGQHSTSASVTLTTDYIFRGISLTDEDPAIQGSFDYAHSSGLYAGTWASNISDSADSNIEIDLYAGFANEFGDTGIGYDVSVRRYTYPGQNSNDELDYTEYLGSLSYSYFTAMIGYTNNIQGGDGKDADEIYYNLAFDYELPYGFGLNAAIGYTDSDRNDYDSTLSDSYMDYTIGLSKSFIGLDWSVAYVGTNSDGEDFELGDGTSDDRFVASVSASF; encoded by the coding sequence ATGAAATTACGTACAATTTCGGCTCTTACACTAGCAGCGACATCATTATTTGCTGCATCATCAGCAATGGCTTGGGAAAGTGAAGACGGTCAGCACTCAACCAGTGCTAGCGTTACATTAACAACAGACTACATTTTCCGTGGTATTTCATTAACAGACGAAGATCCAGCTATCCAAGGTAGTTTTGATTACGCACACTCATCAGGTCTGTATGCTGGTACTTGGGCATCAAATATCAGTGACAGTGCTGATAGCAATATTGAAATTGACCTTTATGCTGGTTTCGCTAATGAGTTTGGTGACACTGGTATTGGCTACGATGTATCAGTTCGTCGTTACACTTATCCTGGTCAAAACAGTAATGACGAACTTGATTACACAGAATACTTAGGTTCTCTTTCATACAGCTACTTCACTGCAATGATTGGTTACACAAACAATATTCAAGGTGGTGATGGTAAAGATGCTGATGAAATCTACTACAACCTTGCGTTTGATTATGAACTTCCATACGGCTTCGGCTTAAATGCTGCAATTGGTTACACTGACTCTGATCGTAATGATTATGACAGCACTTTATCTGACAGCTACATGGACTACACAATCGGATTATCAAAATCATTTATTGGTCTTGACTGGTCTGTAGCTTATGTTGGTACAAACAGCGATGGTGAAGACTTTGAATTAGGTGATGGAACATCTGACGATCGCTTCGTAGCTAGCGTTAGCGCATCATTCTAA
- a CDS encoding P-II family nitrogen regulator: MKQVVAIIKPFKLDDVRESLSEIGVQGLTVSEVKGFGRQKGHTELYRGAEYVVDFLPKLKLEIAVDDDIVEQVIEAIIKGANTGKIGDGKIFVYPLEQVVRIRTGETGPDAL, translated from the coding sequence ATGAAACAAGTTGTAGCAATTATTAAGCCCTTCAAGCTTGATGATGTCAGAGAGTCTCTCTCAGAAATCGGTGTACAAGGATTAACCGTTTCAGAGGTAAAAGGTTTTGGACGTCAAAAAGGCCACACCGAACTTTATCGTGGTGCTGAGTATGTCGTTGATTTCTTACCTAAGTTGAAATTGGAAATCGCCGTCGATGACGATATCGTCGAACAAGTGATTGAAGCCATTATCAAAGGCGCCAACACTGGCAAAATTGGTGACGGTAAAATCTTTGTTTATCCATTAGAGCAAGTGGTCCGTATTCGCACAGGCGAAACCGGTCCTGATGCACTGTAA
- a CDS encoding ammonium transporter produces MENQIFELQYAMDTFYFLVMGALVMWMAAGFSMLEAGLVRAKNTTEILTKNVMLFAIACTAYLVVGYDIMYGGGIFLAGIDGGDTLVADALASSAENGFDGGSVYSAASDFFFQVVFVATAMSIVSGAVAERMKLWAFAGFAIVMTAFIYPMEGSWTWGGNDVLGMYNLGDLGFLDFAGSGIVHMAGAAAALAGVLLLGARKGKYGPNGEINPIPGANLPMATLGTFILWMGWFGFNGGSVLKLGDIASANSVAMVFLNTNAAAAGGVIAALIVAKIMFGKADLTMILNGALAGLVAITAGPDTPSPLMATIIGAIGGIIVVFSIVFLDKLKIDDPVGAISVHGTVGLWGLLAVPLTNSDASFSGQLIGAATIFVWVFVTSLIVWGILKAVMGLRVSEEEEYEGVDYVECGMEAYPEFTNTGK; encoded by the coding sequence ATGGAAAATCAAATTTTCGAACTCCAATATGCCATGGATACCTTTTACTTCTTAGTAATGGGTGCTCTTGTCATGTGGATGGCCGCTGGATTCTCAATGTTAGAAGCCGGTCTGGTTCGCGCAAAAAATACGACTGAAATCTTAACCAAAAACGTGATGTTGTTTGCTATTGCCTGCACAGCTTATCTGGTTGTTGGTTATGACATCATGTACGGCGGCGGTATCTTCCTTGCTGGGATTGATGGCGGTGACACATTAGTTGCAGATGCCTTGGCATCTTCTGCTGAAAATGGTTTTGATGGTGGTTCTGTTTACTCAGCTGCTTCAGACTTTTTCTTCCAAGTTGTTTTCGTTGCAACTGCGATGTCTATCGTCTCTGGTGCGGTTGCTGAACGTATGAAGCTGTGGGCATTTGCTGGCTTTGCGATCGTCATGACTGCGTTTATCTACCCAATGGAAGGTTCTTGGACATGGGGTGGTAACGATGTCTTAGGTATGTACAACCTTGGTGACCTTGGTTTCTTAGACTTTGCCGGTTCAGGTATCGTGCATATGGCTGGTGCTGCTGCAGCTCTTGCAGGTGTATTGTTACTTGGTGCTCGTAAAGGCAAATACGGCCCTAACGGCGAAATTAACCCAATTCCAGGTGCTAACTTACCAATGGCAACATTAGGTACATTCATTTTATGGATGGGTTGGTTCGGCTTTAACGGTGGTTCAGTTTTAAAACTAGGTGATATTGCCAGTGCCAACTCTGTTGCCATGGTATTCCTGAATACCAATGCTGCTGCAGCTGGTGGTGTTATCGCTGCCCTTATTGTGGCTAAAATCATGTTCGGTAAAGCCGACTTAACTATGATTCTTAATGGTGCATTAGCAGGTCTTGTTGCTATCACTGCAGGTCCTGATACTCCATCACCATTAATGGCGACTATCATCGGTGCTATCGGCGGTATCATCGTTGTCTTCTCAATCGTCTTCTTAGACAAACTGAAAATCGACGATCCTGTTGGTGCGATCTCTGTTCACGGCACCGTTGGTCTGTGGGGTCTGTTAGCAGTGCCTTTAACAAACAGTGATGCTTCATTCTCTGGTCAGTTGATTGGTGCAGCAACTATCTTTGTCTGGGTATTTGTTACCAGCTTGATCGTCTGGGGTATCCTAAAAGCTGTGATGGGTCTGCGTGTCTCTGAAGAAGAAGAGTACGAAGGCGTTGACTACGTTGAATGTGGTATGGAAGCGTACCCTGAGTTTACTAACACTGGCAAATAA
- the hemE gene encoding uroporphyrinogen decarboxylase, translated as MSSLKNDRYLRTLLKQPVDKTPVWVMRQAGRYLPEYREVRQKAGNFMTLCSTPELACEVTLQPLRRYDLDAAIIFSDILTVPDAMGLGLHFVTGEGPKFSKTIQNAQDIANLAVPDMEDSLGYVMDAIRLTRKELDGKVPLIGFSGSPWTLACYMVEGGSSKDFAKVKGMMFDAPDQMHALLNVLAESVIDYLNAQIKAGAQAIMLFDTWGGTLSPENYKAFSLAYMDKIVNGLIKESEGREVPVTLFTKGGGQWLEWMAETGVNGLGLDWTTDIRSARQRVGDKVTLQGNMDPCVLYASPDRVEQEVSTILEAYGNGTGHVFNLGHGIHPSVNPENMARLVDSVHRLSEKYHQ; from the coding sequence GTGAGCAGTCTAAAAAACGATCGTTATCTCAGGACATTACTAAAGCAACCGGTAGACAAAACCCCGGTCTGGGTCATGCGTCAGGCGGGTCGTTATTTGCCTGAATACCGTGAAGTCAGACAAAAAGCGGGCAATTTTATGACGCTTTGTTCTACCCCTGAATTGGCTTGTGAAGTTACCTTACAACCACTTAGACGCTATGACCTTGATGCCGCTATCATCTTTTCAGATATCTTAACTGTACCTGACGCGATGGGTCTAGGACTGCATTTTGTCACGGGTGAAGGGCCAAAGTTTTCTAAAACAATTCAAAATGCACAGGATATAGCTAATCTTGCAGTACCTGATATGGAAGATTCTCTTGGCTATGTGATGGATGCGATACGTCTGACCAGAAAAGAACTCGATGGCAAAGTACCACTTATCGGTTTTAGTGGCAGCCCTTGGACTCTGGCGTGTTATATGGTGGAAGGTGGAAGCAGTAAAGACTTTGCAAAAGTAAAAGGCATGATGTTTGATGCACCAGATCAAATGCATGCTTTACTAAATGTATTGGCTGAGTCGGTTATTGACTATTTAAACGCTCAAATTAAAGCGGGTGCTCAAGCTATTATGTTATTTGATACCTGGGGCGGCACATTAAGTCCTGAGAATTACAAAGCATTCTCACTAGCTTATATGGACAAAATCGTTAATGGTTTGATTAAAGAATCTGAAGGACGAGAAGTTCCTGTGACCCTGTTTACCAAAGGTGGTGGCCAATGGCTGGAATGGATGGCTGAGACCGGTGTGAATGGATTAGGACTGGATTGGACAACAGATATTCGTTCAGCAAGACAGCGTGTCGGTGATAAGGTGACGTTACAAGGCAATATGGACCCATGCGTTTTATATGCATCACCCGATCGTGTTGAACAAGAAGTGAGTACGATTCTTGAAGCTTATGGTAACGGAACAGGCCATGTATTTAACCTTGGTCATGGTATTCACCCATCGGTGAACCCAGAGAATATGGCAAGACTCGTTGATTCTGTACATCGATTAAGTGAAAAGTACCATCAGTAG
- a CDS encoding FAD-dependent oxidoreductase: MAKNTFQFLDVGRFDPKKLDADVRIKQFGEIYGSFDSDSSAEQADRCLECGNPYCEWKCPVHNYIPNWLKLVSEGNLEEAAELSHATNTLPEICGRVCPQDRLCEGACTLNDGFGAVTIGSVEKYITDTALEQGWRPDMSNVTDTGKRVAVIGAGPAGLGAADVLVRNGVKPVVFDRYPEIGGLLTFGIPEFKLEKQVVKRRREVLEGMGVEFRLNTEVGKDVDFQSLIDEYDAVFLGMGTYTYMKGGFPGEDLPGVYEALPFLVANNKHLLGLPSDDYVSMEGKRVVVLGGGDTAMDCNRTSIRQDAASVTCAYRRDEENMPGSRREVNNAREEGVQFLWNRQPVEIVGNGKVEGVKVVTTALGEADERGRRRPEPVPGSEEIIPADAVVIAFGFRPSPAPWFEKFNISIDDGGRVVAPAEAAIKYQTTNPKIFAGGDMVRGSDLVVTAVWEGRQAAEGILDFLDV; this comes from the coding sequence ATGGCAAAAAATACATTTCAGTTTTTAGATGTGGGGCGTTTTGACCCAAAGAAGCTTGATGCTGATGTTCGGATCAAACAATTTGGCGAAATTTATGGCAGTTTTGACTCCGATTCTTCAGCAGAACAAGCAGACCGCTGTTTAGAGTGTGGTAATCCTTACTGTGAATGGAAATGTCCTGTTCACAACTATATTCCTAACTGGTTGAAATTGGTTAGTGAAGGCAATTTAGAAGAGGCTGCTGAGCTATCTCATGCGACTAACACCTTGCCGGAGATCTGTGGCAGGGTATGTCCGCAAGACCGTCTGTGCGAAGGTGCATGTACATTAAATGATGGTTTTGGTGCGGTGACTATCGGTTCTGTAGAAAAATACATCACCGATACTGCGCTTGAGCAAGGCTGGCGTCCAGATATGTCTAATGTGACAGATACTGGTAAGCGTGTTGCCGTCATCGGTGCTGGCCCAGCTGGTTTGGGAGCTGCTGACGTACTGGTACGTAATGGTGTCAAACCCGTTGTGTTTGACCGTTACCCAGAAATCGGTGGTTTGCTGACCTTTGGTATTCCAGAGTTTAAGTTGGAAAAGCAAGTTGTGAAGCGTCGCCGTGAAGTACTCGAAGGCATGGGCGTTGAATTCCGCTTAAACACAGAAGTCGGTAAAGATGTTGATTTTCAATCCTTAATTGATGAATACGATGCCGTATTCCTGGGAATGGGAACATATACCTACATGAAAGGCGGTTTTCCAGGGGAAGACTTGCCCGGCGTTTACGAAGCACTGCCTTTCTTAGTCGCGAACAATAAGCACCTGTTAGGTCTTCCTTCCGATGACTATGTATCAATGGAAGGCAAACGTGTGGTTGTATTAGGTGGTGGTGATACAGCGATGGACTGTAACCGTACCTCTATCCGTCAAGATGCTGCCAGTGTGACTTGTGCCTACCGTCGTGACGAAGAAAATATGCCGGGTTCACGCCGAGAAGTAAACAATGCACGTGAAGAAGGCGTTCAGTTTTTATGGAATCGTCAGCCGGTAGAAATTGTTGGTAATGGAAAAGTAGAGGGCGTTAAAGTGGTGACCACAGCTTTAGGCGAAGCTGATGAACGAGGTCGTCGTCGTCCTGAGCCCGTGCCTGGTAGTGAAGAAATTATTCCTGCTGATGCCGTTGTTATTGCGTTTGGTTTCCGTCCAAGCCCGGCACCATGGTTTGAGAAATTTAATATTTCGATTGATGATGGCGGTCGTGTTGTGGCACCGGCTGAAGCAGCCATTAAGTATCAAACAACTAACCCAAAGATTTTTGCCGGTGGTGATATGGTACGTGGATCTGATCTGGTTGTTACTGCGGTGTGGGAAGGTCGACAGGCAGCAGAAGGTATTCTGGATTTCTTAGACGTATAA
- the gltB gene encoding glutamate synthase large subunit, protein MKVRDVSQPTEMNQGLYRPQFERDNCGFGLIAQMDDKASHWLIETAIEALGNLTHRGAIGADGKTGDGCGLLLKKPDSFFKAIAEELGYNLSALYAVGMVFLSQDEAKAEFAQKAVAQNLAKQGLEVLGWRDVPVDPESACGQQALTSLPVMRQVFVNAGEGMSEADFERQLYIARRLAEKAVTDDSDFYIPTLSSHVVSYKGLVMPSYLPVFYKDLNDKRMETSVAVFHQRFSTNTWPQWRLAQPFRYLAHNGEINTVQGNRNWALARGAKFATSLIENMDDIRPLVGTSGSDSSSMDNMLEALLAGGVSLFRAMRLIIPPAWQNDPTMDADLKAFYDYNSMHMEPWDGPAGVVTTDGRYAACTLDRNGLRPARYIITKDRHITLASEVGVYKYEPEDVIAKGRLKPGQMLAVDTQTGELLMPEDIDNMLKTAQPYREWLENNLQRLSDAADDETGPTLEGDEYQVYEKLFNITFEERDQVIRVLGEVGQEAIGSMGDDTPFPVLSKQVRSVYDYFRQQFAQVTNPPIDPLRENIVMSLETCFGEERNMFEEGEDHAQRVVVDSPVLSESQFRQLLAMGKDNAEYESIILSLNYDPAVGLEAAIDALCDKAIKAVADGTVVIVLSDRDIAKDKLPIHALLATGAVHQRLIQAGLRCDANVIVETATARDPHHFGTLLGYGATAIYPYLAYACLNDMIHTNEIRDLDRAELCRRYRKGINKGLFKITSKMGISTIASYRGAQLFEVVGLNDSIVDKCFTATTSRVSGSTFADLQSDDEKLAKLAWNQRKKRGQGGLLKFIHGGEYHAYNPDVIATLQKAVQGGNYDDYKAYAELVNDRSPMVLRDLMKVKLADKPLELNQVEDISNILKRFDSAGMSLGALSPEAHEALAVAMNRLGGRSNSGEGGEDPDRFGNERVSKIKQIASGRFGVTPHYLVNAEVLQIKVAQGAKPGEGGQLPGGKVNQMIATLRHSVPGVTLISPPPHHDIYSIEDLAQLIFDLKQVNPDALVSVKLVSQAGVGTVAAGVAKAYADLITISGYDGGTGASPLTSVKYAGGPWELGLSEAHQTLRANDLRDKVRLQTDGGLKTGLDVIKAAILGAESFGFGTGPMVALGCKYLRICHLNNCATGVATQNEKLRTQHFIGLPQMVMNYFQFVARETQEWLAKLGVVSLQDLIGRTDLLELLPGETSKQHSLNLAPLLSSAGVPADKPQFCLEPKNEPYDKGELAEQMVADIKETIVNKTGGEFSYQVRNVNRSIGARLSGEIAKLYGNYGMADKPIRLKLTGSAGQSFAVFNAGGLEMYLEGDANDYVGKGMADGKIVIYPSPESEFETQEASIIGNTCLYGATGGTLYAAGRAGERFAVRNSGATAIVEGVGDHGCEYMTGGVVAVLGETGLNFGAGMTGGLAFVLDSDNTFAERYNKELVELVRIDSPEMSELSLYLKGMIEDHVRETGSVWGHQLLDAFEQRIKEFWLVKPKAAAIDGLLKLATKAA, encoded by the coding sequence ATGAAGGTACGTGACGTGAGTCAGCCAACAGAAATGAATCAAGGTCTCTATAGACCGCAATTTGAACGTGATAACTGTGGTTTTGGCCTAATCGCCCAGATGGACGATAAAGCTAGTCATTGGTTAATCGAAACAGCAATTGAAGCCTTAGGCAATCTTACCCATCGCGGCGCTATTGGTGCTGACGGAAAAACGGGGGATGGCTGTGGTTTACTGCTGAAGAAGCCAGATAGCTTTTTCAAAGCCATTGCAGAAGAGCTCGGCTATAACTTATCTGCTTTATATGCAGTGGGTATGGTTTTTCTTTCGCAAGATGAAGCGAAAGCGGAATTTGCGCAAAAAGCTGTTGCTCAGAACTTAGCTAAGCAGGGATTAGAGGTTCTTGGCTGGCGAGATGTGCCAGTAGATCCTGAATCAGCCTGTGGCCAACAAGCATTGACGTCACTGCCGGTGATGCGTCAGGTTTTTGTAAATGCTGGCGAAGGCATGTCTGAAGCTGATTTTGAGCGTCAACTCTACATTGCTCGTCGTCTTGCTGAAAAAGCCGTGACCGATGACAGCGACTTCTATATCCCGACTTTGTCTTCGCATGTTGTCTCGTACAAAGGTCTGGTGATGCCGTCGTACCTGCCGGTATTTTATAAAGATTTGAATGACAAACGCATGGAAACATCCGTGGCTGTTTTCCATCAACGTTTTTCAACCAATACCTGGCCGCAATGGCGACTTGCTCAACCTTTCCGTTACCTTGCTCACAATGGTGAAATCAACACGGTTCAGGGTAACCGTAACTGGGCTCTGGCACGTGGTGCCAAGTTTGCCACTTCTCTGATTGAAAATATGGATGACATTCGTCCATTAGTTGGCACTTCAGGCTCAGACTCATCCAGTATGGATAATATGCTGGAAGCTTTATTAGCGGGCGGTGTGAGTCTATTTCGTGCGATGCGTTTGATCATTCCACCTGCATGGCAAAATGATCCAACCATGGATGCTGATTTAAAAGCATTTTATGACTACAACTCTATGCACATGGAGCCATGGGATGGTCCTGCTGGTGTAGTAACTACTGACGGTCGTTATGCCGCCTGTACCTTGGATAGAAATGGCCTGCGTCCAGCGCGTTACATCATCACTAAAGATCGTCATATCACATTGGCTTCTGAAGTCGGTGTTTACAAATATGAACCAGAAGATGTTATTGCTAAAGGCCGTTTGAAGCCTGGGCAAATGCTGGCTGTTGATACACAAACAGGTGAGTTATTGATGCCGGAAGACATCGATAACATGCTGAAAACTGCTCAGCCATACCGTGAATGGTTAGAAAATAATCTGCAAAGATTGTCTGATGCGGCTGATGATGAAACTGGTCCAACACTTGAAGGTGATGAATATCAGGTTTATGAAAAGTTATTCAATATCACGTTTGAAGAGCGCGATCAGGTCATCCGTGTTTTAGGTGAAGTCGGCCAGGAAGCGATTGGTTCAATGGGCGACGATACCCCGTTCCCTGTTTTATCCAAACAAGTCCGTTCGGTTTATGACTACTTCCGCCAACAGTTCGCGCAAGTTACCAATCCACCGATCGATCCACTTCGCGAAAATATTGTGATGTCACTGGAAACGTGTTTCGGTGAAGAACGCAATATGTTTGAAGAAGGTGAAGATCATGCACAGCGTGTTGTGGTTGATTCACCTGTATTGTCTGAGAGCCAGTTCCGCCAGTTATTGGCAATGGGTAAAGACAATGCTGAATACGAGTCAATCATCCTATCCTTGAACTATGATCCTGCTGTCGGTCTTGAAGCCGCTATAGATGCGCTTTGTGATAAAGCGATTAAAGCTGTTGCTGACGGTACAGTGGTGATTGTGCTCAGTGATCGTGATATTGCCAAAGATAAATTGCCAATTCATGCTTTATTAGCAACGGGTGCAGTGCATCAGCGTCTGATTCAAGCTGGTTTACGTTGTGACGCTAATGTCATTGTAGAAACGGCAACAGCACGTGATCCACATCATTTCGGTACCTTATTAGGTTATGGTGCGACGGCGATTTATCCATATCTTGCCTACGCTTGCCTGAACGACATGATTCATACCAATGAAATTAGAGACTTGGATCGTGCAGAATTGTGTCGCCGTTACCGTAAGGGTATTAATAAAGGCTTATTTAAAATTACGTCAAAAATGGGTATTTCCACGATTGCAAGTTATCGTGGCGCCCAGTTGTTTGAAGTGGTTGGTTTAAACGATAGTATCGTTGATAAATGCTTTACAGCCACCACTAGTCGCGTCAGTGGTTCGACTTTCGCTGACCTTCAATCAGACGATGAAAAACTGGCAAAACTGGCTTGGAATCAACGTAAAAAACGTGGTCAGGGCGGTTTGCTCAAGTTTATCCATGGTGGTGAGTATCACGCCTACAATCCAGACGTTATTGCGACCTTACAGAAAGCGGTTCAAGGTGGTAACTACGACGATTATAAAGCCTATGCCGAACTGGTTAATGATCGTTCACCAATGGTGTTACGCGACTTAATGAAGGTCAAACTGGCTGACAAGCCACTTGAATTGAATCAGGTTGAAGATATCAGCAATATCCTGAAACGATTTGATAGTGCGGGTATGTCATTGGGTGCATTATCTCCAGAAGCGCATGAAGCCCTTGCTGTGGCAATGAACAGACTGGGTGGCCGTTCAAACTCTGGTGAGGGTGGTGAAGATCCGGATCGTTTTGGCAATGAACGTGTTTCAAAAATCAAACAGATCGCTTCAGGCCGCTTTGGTGTAACGCCTCACTACCTAGTTAATGCAGAAGTGCTGCAGATCAAAGTAGCGCAAGGGGCTAAACCTGGTGAAGGTGGACAGTTGCCGGGTGGTAAAGTTAATCAAATGATTGCCACATTACGTCACTCAGTGCCGGGTGTGACATTGATTTCACCGCCACCGCATCATGATATTTATTCAATTGAAGATCTTGCGCAATTGATTTTTGACTTAAAACAGGTCAATCCAGATGCACTGGTCTCTGTGAAGCTTGTATCACAGGCGGGTGTGGGAACAGTCGCTGCTGGTGTGGCCAAGGCATATGCTGACCTGATTACTATTTCTGGTTATGACGGTGGTACTGGCGCAAGCCCGCTGACCTCAGTGAAATATGCTGGTGGACCGTGGGAATTAGGTCTGAGTGAAGCACATCAGACATTGCGTGCTAATGACCTTCGTGACAAAGTCCGTTTGCAAACAGACGGTGGTCTGAAAACGGGTCTCGATGTGATTAAAGCGGCGATTTTAGGTGCTGAAAGCTTTGGCTTTGGTACAGGACCAATGGTGGCTCTGGGTTGTAAATATTTACGAATCTGTCACTTGAATAACTGTGCAACGGGTGTTGCAACTCAAAATGAGAAGTTGCGTACACAGCACTTTATTGGTTTACCACAAATGGTAATGAACTACTTCCAGTTTGTTGCTCGTGAAACACAAGAGTGGTTAGCTAAATTAGGTGTAGTAAGTTTACAGGACTTAATTGGTCGTACTGACTTACTGGAGTTATTACCGGGTGAGACAAGCAAACAACATAGCCTGAATCTGGCTCCGTTGTTGTCATCTGCAGGTGTACCGGCTGACAAACCGCAGTTCTGTCTAGAGCCTAAAAATGAACCTTATGATAAAGGTGAACTGGCTGAACAAATGGTGGCGGATATTAAAGAAACCATTGTTAATAAAACAGGCGGTGAGTTTAGCTACCAGGTACGTAATGTTAACCGTTCTATCGGTGCGCGCTTATCGGGTGAAATTGCCAAGCTTTATGGCAATTATGGTATGGCCGATAAACCTATTCGTCTGAAATTGACGGGTTCTGCAGGTCAAAGCTTCGCTGTATTCAACGCCGGTGGTCTTGAAATGTATCTGGAAGGTGACGCCAATGACTACGTTGGTAAAGGGATGGCTGACGGTAAGATTGTCATTTATCCTTCGCCTGAAAGTGAGTTTGAAACACAGGAAGCCAGCATCATTGGTAACACCTGTCTGTATGGTGCAACAGGTGGAACCCTGTATGCTGCGGGTCGTGCTGGTGAGCGTTTTGCTGTTCGTAACTCAGGCGCCACTGCCATAGTAGAAGGTGTTGGTGACCACGGTTGTGAGTACATGACTGGCGGTGTTGTCGCTGTATTGGGCGAAACAGGACTGAACTTTGGTGCAGGTATGACAGGTGGTCTCGCATTTGTATTAGATAGTGATAATACGTTTGCTGAGCGTTATAACAAAGAACTGGTCGAGCTAGTTAGAATCGACAGCCCTGAAATGTCAGAGTTATCACTCTATCTCAAAGGTATGATTGAAGATCATGTCCGTGAAACGGGTAGTGTGTGGGGACATCAATTGCTGGATGCGTTTGAACAACGCATTAAAGAATTCTGGTTAGTCAAACCTAAAGCAGCAGCAATCGATGGCTTGTTAAAACTTGCTACTAAAGCGGCATAA
- the purE gene encoding 5-(carboxyamino)imidazole ribonucleotide mutase yields MDKPLIGVVMGSNSDWPVMQKAVEQLEAFGISYEAKVVSAHRTPDLLTEYAETAQQRGLACIIAGAGGAAHLPGMLAASTIVPVLGVPVPSKYLKGQDSLLSIVQMPKGVPVATFAIGEAGAANAALFAIAQLAVNDAHLAAKLDVFRKKQHQTVVEMTLPPQ; encoded by the coding sequence ATGGACAAACCCTTAATCGGTGTCGTCATGGGCAGCAACAGTGACTGGCCCGTTATGCAAAAAGCAGTTGAGCAACTAGAAGCATTTGGCATCAGCTATGAAGCCAAAGTTGTTTCGGCTCATCGCACGCCAGACTTATTGACGGAATACGCAGAAACGGCCCAACAGCGGGGACTTGCTTGCATTATAGCAGGTGCAGGTGGCGCAGCGCACTTACCTGGTATGCTTGCCGCTAGTACTATCGTTCCTGTTTTAGGTGTTCCAGTCCCATCCAAGTATCTTAAAGGTCAAGACTCACTGTTATCGATCGTACAGATGCCTAAAGGCGTTCCCGTCGCCACATTTGCGATTGGTGAAGCTGGCGCAGCTAACGCGGCATTGTTTGCTATCGCCCAACTCGCCGTGAATGATGCTCATCTGGCAGCGAAACTGGATGTGTTTCGCAAAAAACAACACCAAACCGTTGTTGAGATGACCCTACCCCCTCAATAG